The Deltaproteobacteria bacterium genome has a segment encoding these proteins:
- a CDS encoding 6-phosphofructokinase, which produces MAEKVAIVVGGGPAPGINGVIGAVAIEAINQGREAIGIMDGFKWLSKGDASHTVSLNLGHVSRIHLKGGSILRTSRENPTKSPEKMANVVRALTELGVRYLVTIGGDDTAYTSSRVEKAAEGKISVCHVPKTIDNDLPLPPGVPTFGYETAREVGANLVANLMEDARTAARWYFVIAMGRSAGHLALGMGTGAGATMTLIPEELGEKFSLRRVLNILEGAIIKRLSQGKDHGVAVIAEGVAARLDPESCSFVKDAPRDEHGNIRLAEIPFGTVLKNEVGKELKEMGVKMTIVAKDIGYELRCSPPTAFDRQYTRNLGYSAIRFLLDGGSGAMVLFKDGKTAPIPFAEITDPATGKTRIRTADINSEIYQTARRYMIRLNPEDFEGETLTRLAETAKMSPGEFTKRFSEI; this is translated from the coding sequence ATGGCTGAAAAAGTCGCAATCGTCGTAGGCGGCGGTCCGGCTCCGGGAATCAACGGAGTGATCGGTGCCGTTGCCATTGAAGCGATCAATCAGGGCAGAGAGGCGATCGGGATCATGGACGGGTTCAAATGGCTCTCGAAGGGGGACGCAAGCCACACCGTTTCCCTGAACCTGGGTCATGTTTCGCGTATCCACCTGAAGGGCGGATCGATCCTTCGGACCTCCCGGGAAAACCCCACGAAGAGTCCGGAAAAGATGGCCAATGTCGTTCGTGCTCTCACCGAACTCGGCGTCCGTTACCTCGTGACCATCGGCGGCGACGACACGGCCTATACCTCCAGCCGGGTGGAAAAGGCGGCCGAAGGAAAGATCTCCGTCTGCCATGTCCCCAAGACCATCGACAACGATCTGCCGTTACCGCCTGGGGTCCCGACCTTCGGCTATGAAACCGCCCGGGAGGTCGGCGCCAATCTGGTCGCAAATTTGATGGAGGATGCCAGGACCGCCGCACGATGGTACTTCGTGATCGCCATGGGAAGATCCGCAGGACACCTCGCCCTCGGCATGGGAACGGGTGCAGGCGCCACGATGACCCTCATCCCCGAAGAGCTGGGTGAAAAATTTTCTCTCCGGCGGGTTCTCAATATCCTGGAAGGCGCCATCATCAAACGGCTCTCCCAGGGGAAGGACCACGGCGTGGCCGTCATCGCCGAAGGGGTGGCGGCCCGGCTTGATCCGGAGTCCTGTTCCTTCGTCAAGGACGCCCCCCGCGACGAGCACGGAAATATCCGCTTGGCCGAGATCCCCTTCGGAACGGTTCTTAAAAACGAAGTGGGCAAGGAGTTGAAAGAGATGGGGGTCAAGATGACGATCGTGGCCAAGGATATCGGCTACGAACTCCGATGCAGCCCGCCAACGGCCTTCGACCGCCAGTATACAAGAAATCTGGGATACAGCGCCATTCGTTTCCTCCTCGACGGAGGCTCGGGCGCCATGGTCCTCTTCAAGGACGGCAAGACCGCTCCGATCCCCTTTGCCGAGATTACCGATCCCGCAACCGGGAAGACCCGAATCCGCACGGCCGATATCAATTCCGAGATCTATCAGACGGCCCGGCGCTACATGATTCGCCTCAATCCCGAGGACTTTGAAGGGGAGACCCTGACCCGTCTGGCGGAGACGGCAAAGATGAGCCCCGGGGAATTCACGAAACGGTTCAGTGAAATCTAA
- a CDS encoding calcium/sodium antiporter has product MTFLFLFALFVLGLFLMVYGADRLVEGGSAIAVHFRISPLVIGLTIVSFGTSFPEFAASLVGALHGKTDLAMGNVIGSNICNLGLVLGAAALTRPIRVRGSLIRKEIPFLLLISAITWWMARDHRIGRGEGLFFVVLFVLFVYYCIRTARQRGDALPPGLPPGKFISLPRSFGALTFGLLLLFFGADLTIRAAVSISGRMGISQAVIGLTVVALGTSLPELVTSVMALRKGEGDIGLGNVLGSNIFNLLFVLGVTATVHPIPSSPQFFRFDIPVMLAFTVLLIPFAGSRLQISRREGGLLLAAYCGYILYLGLHHIL; this is encoded by the coding sequence ATGACCTTCCTCTTCCTCTTTGCATTGTTCGTCCTCGGCCTGTTTCTGATGGTCTACGGCGCCGATCGGCTGGTGGAGGGAGGCTCCGCCATCGCAGTGCACTTCAGGATCTCTCCCCTCGTCATCGGGTTAACCATCGTCTCCTTCGGGACCTCCTTCCCGGAATTCGCCGCCAGCCTCGTCGGCGCCCTCCACGGAAAGACCGATCTGGCCATGGGCAATGTCATCGGGAGCAATATCTGCAATTTGGGACTGGTTCTCGGCGCGGCGGCCCTGACCCGCCCGATCCGGGTCCGGGGAAGCCTGATCAGAAAGGAGATCCCCTTCCTGCTGCTGATTTCCGCCATCACATGGTGGATGGCCCGGGATCACCGGATCGGCAGAGGAGAAGGCCTCTTTTTCGTTGTTCTTTTTGTTCTGTTTGTCTATTACTGCATCCGCACCGCCCGGCAACGGGGCGATGCCTTGCCGCCGGGGCTGCCTCCCGGCAAGTTCATCTCACTCCCCCGGAGCTTTGGCGCACTCACCTTCGGTCTACTGCTCCTTTTTTTCGGCGCGGACCTGACGATCCGGGCGGCCGTCTCTATTTCGGGAAGGATGGGGATCTCTCAGGCCGTGATCGGTCTCACCGTCGTCGCACTGGGGACCTCACTACCGGAACTGGTAACCAGCGTCATGGCCCTCCGGAAGGGGGAAGGGGATATCGGCCTCGGAAACGTTCTGGGGAGTAATATCTTCAATCTCCTCTTTGTGCTGGGAGTCACGGCAACGGTCCATCCCATCCCCTCCTCTCCTCAGTTCTTCCGCTTCGACATCCCCGTTATGCTTGCATTCACGGTCCTTCTGATTCCCTTTGCCGGAAGCCGACTTCAAATCAGCCGAAGAGAAGGAGGACTCCTCCTTGCCGCTTACTGCGGGTACATCCTCTACCTCGGCCTCCATCACATTCTTTGA
- a CDS encoding S41 family peptidase — translation MKRKSFAWTLFLSLFILVVVGVTHESGVQAKGETYEQLNIFSEVLHMVQQNYVEKVDTKKLVYGAIKGMLNALDPHSSFMEPDTYKELQVDTRGKFGGIGIQISIRDKQLTIIAPIEDTPGDRVGLKAGDVILKVDDEWTKDLSLMDAVKLMRGKPGTRVTLTIMRKEFKRPKKFKITRAVIKVKSVKYKLLEGGIGYLRLSQFQQDSGKEIGNGMQKLLKEEKIHGLILDLRNNPGGLLDEAVKVCGKFLPKGTLVVYTKGRAQGRHDYKVRGAFDYPRLPMVVLINGGSASASEITAGALQDWGRAIIMGTQSFGKGSVQTVVPLSDGSGLRLTTAKYYTPRDKSIQNVGITPDIVVEENVIVKAAPDEFHHIKEADLKNHLDNPDVKAAPPAKKKESSPSAEEGPEAEKKSPQDYQLQQAVDLLKAWRVFEKIKPAFATK, via the coding sequence ATGAAAAGAAAGTCATTTGCATGGACCCTGTTTCTGTCCCTTTTTATCCTGGTTGTCGTTGGTGTGACCCACGAAAGTGGGGTACAGGCCAAGGGGGAAACCTACGAGCAGTTGAACATTTTTTCCGAGGTTCTCCACATGGTTCAGCAGAACTATGTGGAGAAGGTGGATACCAAAAAACTGGTCTATGGGGCTATTAAGGGGATGCTCAATGCCCTCGATCCTCATTCCAGCTTCATGGAGCCCGACACCTACAAGGAGCTGCAGGTTGATACCCGGGGCAAGTTCGGGGGTATCGGGATACAGATCTCCATTCGGGACAAGCAGTTGACAATCATTGCCCCGATTGAGGACACCCCGGGAGACCGGGTCGGGCTCAAGGCGGGGGACGTGATCCTGAAAGTGGATGACGAGTGGACGAAGGATCTGAGCCTGATGGATGCCGTGAAGCTGATGCGCGGAAAACCGGGAACCCGGGTGACGCTGACGATCATGCGAAAGGAATTCAAAAGGCCGAAGAAGTTCAAGATTACCCGGGCCGTGATCAAGGTTAAAAGCGTGAAATATAAACTCCTTGAAGGAGGAATCGGGTACCTCCGTCTTTCCCAGTTTCAGCAGGACAGCGGGAAGGAGATCGGAAACGGGATGCAGAAGCTCCTGAAGGAGGAGAAAATTCACGGCCTGATCCTTGACCTGCGGAATAACCCGGGCGGGCTCCTTGATGAGGCTGTCAAAGTTTGTGGGAAGTTCCTACCGAAGGGAACCTTGGTGGTCTATACCAAGGGACGGGCGCAGGGGCGTCACGACTACAAAGTGAGGGGGGCCTTTGATTATCCCCGGCTTCCGATGGTGGTTCTGATCAACGGCGGGAGCGCCAGCGCCAGTGAGATTACGGCCGGTGCGTTGCAGGATTGGGGGCGGGCCATTATTATGGGGACCCAGAGCTTCGGCAAGGGGTCGGTCCAGACCGTCGTGCCCTTGAGTGACGGTTCCGGTCTGCGGTTGACGACAGCCAAGTATTACACGCCCAGAGACAAATCGATCCAGAATGTGGGAATTACACCCGATATCGTGGTGGAAGAAAATGTCATTGTCAAAGCGGCGCCGGACGAATTCCATCATATCAAGGAGGCGGACTTGAAGAACCACCTTGACAATCCGGATGTGAAGGCGGCCCCTCCGGCAAAGAAAAAGGAATCCAGCCCTTCCGCGGAGGAAGGCCCTGAGGCGGAAAAGAAGAGCCCCCAGGATTACCAGCTTCAGCAGGCCGTCGACCTTTTGAAGGCCTGGAGGGTCTTTGAGAAGATCAAACCGGCCTTTGCGACGAAGTGA
- a CDS encoding peptidoglycan DD-metalloendopeptidase family protein, whose protein sequence is MKRSSRPVWMVLLFLWAALVTDVTAGLREMEGRIDSNKNTLEEVRRNISQKKKVLRRLAGKEQGLLARIEAIDRKLALKGEQLESYDIALKKVRTEKTQLGLEVSDLKAELGQYQNFLAYKVLQLYKYGGYSYVKAIFSAGNYAGMLKRYRYIQVLAREDKKSIDSYREVYAALKRKEAKLAEREKKVLSLENAFKEKNREIIAKREERTRLLARIRKEKASQKELLNELQSSARSLQQTIEELIRQKQTLAGGFEKYRGRLSWPLEGKVLTRFGKHKHEKFNTYIFSRGIDIAAVPGAKVKSIYNGTVLFADWFKGYGRMVILDHGKGFYSVYAHLSKLLVSVKEIVEEGQPVGRAGETGSLKGPALYFEIRYHGEPQDPLLWLAGR, encoded by the coding sequence GTGAAACGCTCTTCCCGGCCGGTTTGGATGGTCCTGCTTTTTCTGTGGGCGGCGTTGGTTACCGATGTGACTGCCGGTCTCCGGGAGATGGAGGGCCGGATCGACTCGAACAAAAATACTCTGGAGGAGGTTCGGCGTAATATTTCTCAAAAGAAGAAAGTGTTGCGGCGTCTTGCCGGGAAGGAGCAGGGACTCCTCGCCCGGATTGAGGCTATCGACAGGAAACTCGCTTTGAAGGGGGAACAGTTGGAGTCTTATGATATCGCCTTAAAGAAGGTGCGAACGGAGAAGACCCAACTGGGACTGGAGGTTTCGGACCTGAAGGCGGAGTTGGGGCAGTATCAGAATTTTCTCGCCTACAAGGTGTTGCAGCTCTACAAGTATGGCGGATATTCCTATGTAAAGGCAATTTTCTCCGCCGGGAATTACGCCGGGATGCTGAAACGGTATCGTTACATACAGGTGCTGGCCCGGGAAGACAAGAAGAGTATTGATAGTTACCGGGAGGTCTATGCCGCGCTGAAGCGGAAAGAAGCAAAGCTGGCGGAGCGGGAAAAGAAGGTCCTCTCTCTCGAGAACGCCTTCAAGGAGAAAAATAGGGAAATTATTGCCAAACGGGAGGAGCGTACCCGCCTTCTGGCACGGATCCGGAAAGAGAAGGCCTCGCAGAAAGAGTTGCTGAATGAGCTGCAGTCTTCTGCGCGATCGTTGCAGCAGACCATTGAGGAGCTGATCCGTCAAAAGCAGACCCTTGCCGGCGGGTTCGAGAAATATCGGGGGAGGCTCTCCTGGCCCCTTGAGGGGAAGGTGTTGACCCGCTTCGGGAAGCACAAGCATGAAAAGTTCAACACCTATATCTTTTCAAGGGGGATCGATATCGCGGCCGTACCGGGAGCGAAGGTCAAGTCTATTTACAACGGAACGGTACTTTTTGCCGACTGGTTCAAAGGCTATGGACGAATGGTAATCCTGGACCATGGAAAGGGGTTTTATTCGGTCTATGCTCATCTTTCCAAACTGCTCGTCTCCGTAAAAGAGATTGTTGAGGAAGGACAGCCGGTTGGCCGGGCCGGCGAAACGGGTTCTTTGAAAGGGCCGGCGCTCTATTTCGAAATCCGCTACCATGGGGAGCCTCAGGACCCCCTGCTCTGGCTTGCCGGGCGGTAG
- a CDS encoding ABC transporter permease, translating into MMFADLAYFVQEGARSVRHNKFISIVAIVTIAFALMIFGAFLIVYTNVSHMTNGWVRQVEVTAYLKGGFDPDRVEEIKKILWRNPEISRVEFVSKEEALARFRSGHKKAAYLLDGLEGNPLPASFEIGLSKSARSQGAVDQLVRKLSRIPDFEEIQYGKEWTRSLMTFLHILRLIGLILGGLLGVAILFIIANTVRLTVYARRDELAVMRLIGATNNFIRGPFLIEGLFQGLIGAVLSLIALFGIYYYWVPRLTHRAGVLLMQEISISFLSVSMLCWIVTAGMALGLFGSLMSLGRFLKI; encoded by the coding sequence ATGATGTTTGCCGATCTGGCTTATTTTGTACAGGAAGGCGCCCGGAGTGTCCGGCACAACAAATTCATCAGCATCGTTGCGATCGTGACGATTGCTTTTGCCCTGATGATCTTCGGGGCTTTTCTGATTGTCTATACCAACGTAAGTCACATGACCAACGGCTGGGTCCGGCAGGTGGAGGTGACGGCCTATCTCAAGGGTGGTTTCGACCCGGACCGTGTTGAAGAGATCAAGAAGATCCTCTGGCGCAACCCTGAAATTTCCCGGGTGGAGTTTGTTTCCAAGGAAGAAGCACTGGCCCGTTTTCGATCCGGTCATAAGAAAGCAGCCTACCTGCTGGACGGACTGGAGGGGAATCCTCTGCCGGCGTCCTTTGAGATCGGTCTGTCCAAATCCGCCCGGTCCCAGGGGGCCGTGGATCAACTGGTCCGGAAACTTTCGAGAATCCCCGATTTCGAGGAGATTCAATACGGAAAGGAGTGGACCCGGAGTCTGATGACATTTCTCCATATTCTCCGACTCATCGGGTTGATCCTCGGGGGGCTTCTCGGTGTGGCGATTCTTTTTATTATTGCCAATACGGTGCGTCTCACCGTTTATGCCCGCCGGGATGAACTGGCGGTCATGCGCCTGATCGGCGCCACGAACAACTTTATTCGTGGACCCTTTCTCATCGAAGGACTCTTCCAGGGGTTGATTGGGGCGGTACTCTCATTGATTGCTCTCTTCGGAATCTACTATTACTGGGTCCCGAGACTCACGCACCGCGCGGGGGTTCTGCTGATGCAGGAGATTTCCATCTCCTTTCTTTCCGTCTCCATGCTTTGCTGGATCGTTACGGCAGGGATGGCCCTGGGGCTCTTCGGGAGCCTCATGTCTCTGGGCCGTTTTCTGAAAATCTGA
- the ftsE gene encoding cell division ATP-binding protein FtsE, translating into MIRMVDVHKHYQKDYSALKGVSLHVEKGEFVFITGPSGAGKTTLLKLIYCEEQADRGEIRVNGLNLSRLRRGSVPYLRRNIGVVFQDFKLIRSKSVFDNIAFALRVIGTTKKEMKRRAWDVLRRVGLQHKINSYPLRLSGGEQQRVAIARALVNDPVILIADEPTGNLDGGVAEEIMEILKEIHLRGTTVLVATHNMEMVKRMKKRVIRLENGRCVADSTLSDLPVTDSAGVGRV; encoded by the coding sequence ATGATCCGGATGGTTGACGTACACAAACACTATCAGAAGGACTACAGTGCCCTGAAAGGGGTCTCTCTCCATGTGGAGAAGGGGGAATTTGTTTTCATTACGGGACCCAGTGGCGCCGGAAAAACAACACTGTTGAAACTGATCTACTGTGAAGAGCAGGCCGACCGGGGTGAGATCCGGGTGAACGGACTCAATCTCTCCCGACTTCGGCGCGGCAGCGTCCCCTATCTTCGACGAAATATCGGAGTTGTTTTTCAGGACTTTAAACTGATCCGTTCAAAATCGGTCTTTGATAATATTGCCTTTGCCCTCCGGGTGATCGGGACGACAAAAAAAGAGATGAAACGACGGGCCTGGGATGTCCTGCGGCGGGTCGGATTGCAGCACAAGATCAACAGCTATCCGTTGCGCCTGTCCGGTGGGGAGCAGCAGCGGGTGGCCATTGCGCGGGCATTGGTCAACGATCCCGTAATCCTCATTGCCGATGAACCGACGGGGAATCTCGATGGCGGAGTGGCGGAAGAAATTATGGAGATTCTCAAGGAGATCCATCTGCGGGGGACAACGGTCCTCGTGGCAACTCATAACATGGAGATGGTCAAACGGATGAAGAAACGAGTCATCCGGCTGGAGAACGGCCGTTGTGTTGCCGACTCCACTCTCTCCGATCTTCCGGTGACCGATTCCGCAGGGGTCGGCCGGGTCTGA